From a region of the candidate division WOR-3 bacterium genome:
- the rsmA gene encoding 16S rRNA (adenine(1518)-N(6)/adenine(1519)-N(6))-dimethyltransferase RsmA, which produces MTIRPIKSLGQSFLIHEPTADALIAALELKPDDTVIEIGPGKGILTKRLIRACNNVIAVEIDYRLVCYLEAEIGESPNLKIVHQDFLKFDLNKFNDAKIIGNLPYNISSPIIFRLLDNISYWQRAVLTAQREFAEKVLLPAGTKGSGVLTVLCEYLCTRRRLFNIPPRFFKPSPKVISTAFTLMKRPSPAVAISHPEFFYKLINAAFTPQPRKRLINNIALNLGINKEILKNIFVQLNLPLDARAKDLTLNQFALIADVLFPYSQ; this is translated from the coding sequence TTGACGATAAGACCGATTAAATCCTTAGGGCAGTCCTTTTTAATCCATGAACCAACAGCCGATGCTCTGATTGCGGCGCTGGAATTGAAGCCTGATGATACGGTAATCGAAATCGGACCAGGCAAAGGGATTCTCACCAAGCGGTTGATTCGGGCATGCAATAATGTGATTGCGGTTGAAATCGACTATCGGCTGGTGTGCTATCTTGAGGCAGAAATAGGAGAAAGTCCTAATTTAAAAATTGTGCATCAGGATTTTCTGAAATTTGACCTGAATAAATTTAATGATGCGAAGATAATCGGTAATCTGCCGTATAACATTTCCTCTCCGATTATTTTTAGGTTGTTAGACAACATCAGTTACTGGCAGAGGGCGGTTCTAACAGCACAGCGAGAGTTTGCGGAAAAGGTTTTACTTCCCGCAGGGACAAAAGGAAGTGGCGTTTTAACCGTTTTGTGTGAATACCTGTGCACAAGGAGGCGGCTGTTTAACATCCCTCCCAGATTCTTCAAACCCAGCCCCAAGGTAATTTCAACCGCGTTTACCCTGATGAAACGCCCCAGCCCGGCAGTAGCAATTTCTCACCCCGAATTTTTTTATAAATTGATTAATGCGGCTTTTACCCCGCAACCACGCAAGAGGCTAATAAACAACATTGCATTGAATCTTGGTATCAACAAGGAGATTTTAAAAAATATTTTTGTCCAGTTAAATTTGCCCCTTGATGCCCGAGCCAAGGATCTTACCCTGAATCAGTTTGCGCTAATCGCAGATGTCCTGTTTCCTTACAGCCAGTAA
- the metG gene encoding methionine--tRNA ligase yields the protein MRILVTSALPYANGEIHFGHLAGAYLPADIYVKYHRLNGSDVLYICGSDEHGVPITIAAQKEGISPKELVDRYHPSIKSSFEQFGIEFDNYSRTSLPLHYQTAQEFFLKVYQKGFIIPKTTKQLYCPNCRMFLADRYVEGICPNCSSPGARGDQCEACGRWLEPFELIEPKCKTCGATPEMKESTHWFFTLSQFEKRLREWIDSKNNWKPNVKRFCEGWFKRGLADRPITRDLSWGVPVPLPEAKGKVMYVWFDAPIGYISSTREWAEKQGDAERWRDYWLDQRTRLVHFIGKDNIVFHAIVWPAMLMAHGDYILPAEIPANEFLNLEGAKLSTSRNWAIWLPDYLKRFPPDPLRYCLALNLPENRDVDFTWADFHARNNNELADVFGNFVNRVAVFIKKYYRGKVPDATADDEKSLEVLKTITAAPKKIGSLIDSFQIKDATRELMNLAALGNRYFDYQAPWRSFREEKRSCDRTMNVCLRLVSALEVLSYPFLPFTSKKIGRMLGLDKRRWDDVANPALPSELGEVEILFEKLDERIVVQERARLGKVEQEKEETHMITIDDFKKIELRTAKIKSAERVLGTAKLIKMVIDLGNEERQIVAGIGDNYQPEELLGKEIVVVTNLQPARLRGVESNGMLLAAVDGAKVVLISPEKPVSPGSPVS from the coding sequence GTGAGGATTTTGGTAACAAGTGCGCTGCCTTATGCCAATGGTGAGATTCACTTCGGTCACCTTGCCGGTGCTTATCTCCCTGCTGATATCTATGTAAAATATCACCGGCTCAATGGCTCAGATGTTTTATACATCTGTGGCTCTGATGAGCATGGCGTGCCCATAACGATTGCGGCGCAAAAGGAGGGGATAAGTCCAAAGGAGCTTGTTGACCGTTATCACCCCTCAATCAAAAGTTCGTTTGAACAGTTCGGGATTGAGTTTGATAACTATTCCCGGACCTCCTTGCCGCTTCATTACCAGACTGCGCAGGAGTTCTTTCTGAAGGTTTATCAGAAGGGGTTCATAATCCCCAAGACGACCAAGCAGCTCTATTGTCCAAATTGTAGAATGTTCCTTGCTGACCGGTATGTTGAAGGAATTTGCCCAAACTGCTCATCTCCTGGTGCCAGGGGAGACCAGTGCGAGGCGTGCGGGCGCTGGCTTGAGCCCTTTGAACTGATTGAACCCAAGTGCAAGACCTGCGGTGCGACACCAGAGATGAAGGAGAGCACCCACTGGTTTTTTACCCTTTCCCAGTTTGAAAAGAGGTTGCGGGAGTGGATTGATTCCAAGAACAACTGGAAGCCAAATGTCAAAAGGTTCTGTGAGGGCTGGTTCAAAAGGGGTCTTGCTGACCGTCCGATAACAAGGGACCTTTCCTGGGGGGTGCCGGTGCCCCTTCCTGAGGCAAAGGGCAAGGTGATGTATGTCTGGTTTGATGCGCCGATTGGTTACATATCATCAACAAGGGAATGGGCAGAGAAACAAGGTGATGCAGAGCGGTGGCGGGATTACTGGCTGGATCAAAGGACAAGGCTGGTACATTTTATCGGCAAGGACAATATTGTTTTTCATGCGATTGTCTGGCCGGCGATGCTGATGGCGCACGGTGATTATATCTTGCCGGCAGAGATTCCGGCAAATGAGTTTTTGAACCTTGAGGGTGCGAAGCTTTCCACATCGCGCAACTGGGCAATCTGGCTGCCGGATTATCTTAAACGGTTTCCCCCAGACCCGCTGCGTTACTGCCTGGCGCTGAATCTGCCTGAGAATCGGGATGTTGATTTTACCTGGGCAGATTTTCATGCCCGCAATAACAATGAACTGGCAGATGTGTTCGGCAACTTCGTTAACCGGGTGGCGGTTTTTATCAAAAAATATTATCGTGGCAAGGTGCCGGATGCTACTGCCGATGATGAGAAATCACTTGAGGTGTTAAAGACCATTACTGCCGCACCAAAAAAGATTGGCTCCCTGATTGATTCATTCCAAATCAAGGATGCGACAAGGGAGTTGATGAACCTTGCCGCCTTGGGCAATCGTTATTTTGATTATCAGGCGCCCTGGCGCTCGTTTCGGGAGGAAAAAAGGTCTTGCGACCGGACAATGAATGTGTGCCTTAGGCTGGTTTCGGCACTGGAGGTGCTTTCATATCCGTTTCTGCCTTTTACGAGTAAAAAGATAGGCAGAATGCTGGGTTTGGATAAGAGGCGTTGGGATGATGTGGCCAATCCCGCTCTTCCCAGCGAACTCGGGGAGGTGGAGATTCTGTTTGAGAAGCTTGATGAGAGAATCGTAGTTCAGGAAAGAGCAAGGTTAGGTAAGGTAGAGCAGGAAAAGGAGGAGACTCATATGATTACGATTGATGATTTCAAGAAGATTGAGTTGCGGACGGCGAAAATAAAATCAGCGGAACGGGTTTTAGGAACTGCGAAGTTAATCAAGATGGTGATTGATTTGGGGAACGAGGAGCGGCAGATTGTTGCTGGTATCGGTGACAACTATCAGCCTGAGGAGTTACTGGGAAAGGAGATTGTGGTGGTTACCAATCTTCAGCCGGCAAGACTGCGCGGGGTGGAATCAAACGGGATGCTTTTGGCTGCGGTTGATGGCGCAAAGGTTGTCTTGATAAGCCCGGAAAAGCCGGTAAGCCCTGGCTCACCAGTTTCTTGA
- the dut gene encoding dUTP diphosphatase → MRQVKIRVLRLKKNIPLPYKATSDAVGFDLYAAESKAIKAHSFGVIGTGIAIELPSGIEAQVRPRSGLAFHHGIGVLNSPGTIDPDYRGEIKVILFNISDKDFTVRQGERIAQIVFSRIVSVKFEESKTLSKTKRGERGFGHTG, encoded by the coding sequence ATGAGACAGGTCAAAATTCGGGTTTTGCGATTGAAAAAAAACATCCCCCTACCTTATAAGGCAACCAGTGATGCTGTGGGCTTCGACCTCTATGCCGCCGAGTCAAAGGCAATCAAGGCACACAGTTTTGGCGTAATTGGCACAGGTATCGCCATTGAATTACCATCGGGTATTGAAGCCCAGGTTCGTCCTCGTTCGGGGCTGGCTTTTCATCACGGCATCGGTGTCTTAAACAGCCCAGGCACAATTGACCCTGATTATCGCGGAGAAATCAAGGTAATCTTATTCAACATCTCTGATAAAGATTTCACCGTTAGGCAAGGAGAGCGAATCGCCCAAATTGTCTTTTCCCGGATAGTTTCAGTTAAATTTGAAGAGTCTAAGACCCTTTCCAAAACAAAACGAGGCGAAAGGGGGTTTGGTCACACAGGTTAA
- a CDS encoding lysophospholipid acyltransferase family protein, whose protein sequence is MALTWLMPLGTLIQFMLPRWVVVRIATFIGVIVYQFNHRQRRRLMENYYHILGKNTPEEVIKKTARRAFKNLCVFYADLLRVPVMKKRTALIGEFDRRTIDRVMQEKRGVILVTGHLGNWDLAGVFLSALAYPISAVVEPIPRGWTKTFNRYRRACAMETIPIPERERIRRAIEKKRVLALVADRDLTGRGILCPAFDAHRSFPKGPAVYALRYNVPIVIGYFVRQQKKNRPPYLGVIEAPLEFHPTGDMDNDIKNLTLLIASRLNELIRRYPDQWLVFNANWQ, encoded by the coding sequence TTGGCTCTAACCTGGCTGATGCCTTTGGGCACCTTAATTCAGTTCATGCTGCCCCGCTGGGTGGTGGTAAGAATTGCCACATTTATAGGGGTAATTGTCTATCAATTTAACCACCGTCAGCGCAGGCGTTTGATGGAAAACTACTACCATATCCTTGGGAAAAACACGCCTGAAGAGGTAATAAAAAAGACCGCTCGTCGGGCTTTTAAAAATCTTTGTGTCTTTTATGCCGACCTCTTGAGGGTCCCGGTAATGAAAAAAAGGACCGCTCTGATTGGTGAATTTGACCGCAGAACAATCGACAGGGTTATGCAAGAAAAACGGGGGGTAATTCTTGTAACAGGACATCTGGGCAACTGGGACCTCGCCGGGGTATTTCTCTCCGCTTTGGCTTACCCGATTTCAGCGGTGGTTGAGCCCATTCCCCGTGGCTGGACCAAGACCTTTAACCGGTATCGCCGTGCCTGTGCAATGGAAACCATTCCGATTCCCGAAAGGGAGCGGATTAGGAGGGCGATAGAAAAGAAAAGGGTTTTGGCACTGGTTGCTGACCGAGACCTCACCGGCAGGGGGATTCTCTGCCCGGCATTTGATGCCCACCGCTCATTTCCCAAAGGACCCGCGGTTTACGCCTTGCGTTATAATGTCCCAATTGTAATTGGTTACTTTGTCAGACAGCAAAAGAAAAACCGCCCTCCCTATCTGGGGGTAATTGAAGCTCCGTTGGAATTCCATCCCACTGGTGATATGGATAACGACATCAAAAACCTTACGCTACTCATCGCCTCCCGGCTCAACGAACTTATTCGTCGCTATCCTGACCAGTGGTTGGTTTTTAATGCGAATTGGCAATGA
- a CDS encoding glycosyltransferase family 4 protein produces MSEHVYNLAKSLKELNQEITILTTKFPHFEPMQSKSPEPANVYRFGKALLVPMNLSYATLPFGVRLPAQVANFFKTHQFDIVHCHGLFWPEISYWALRYSRATNLITFLTAGFKIHKRGDRIFRFLFRDEINKIHGKIAISRRAQAAIEPYLPGEYRIIPSGVDLRKFHPEVQPVLKKRPKEKVVLFVGRLDKRKGLEVLIQALPLVKMRVADVRLVAIGKGARERECRQLVKRLGLEDVVEFIGGVDAERLPGYYRSADVYCSPALGGETQGVVLLEAMACGVPVVASKIPGYDETIRDNIDGILFPLGDINALADCIVKVLTDEELRNRLIANGLKRVRDYAWPIIAKKTLDYYQELLAVRKQDICD; encoded by the coding sequence GTGAGTGAACACGTCTACAATCTCGCAAAATCGCTTAAGGAACTTAATCAGGAGATAACCATCCTAACCACAAAATTCCCCCATTTTGAGCCGATGCAGAGTAAATCCCCAGAGCCGGCAAATGTCTATCGTTTTGGAAAAGCACTCCTTGTTCCGATGAACCTTTCCTATGCTACGCTACCTTTTGGAGTAAGACTACCTGCCCAGGTTGCCAATTTCTTCAAAACCCACCAGTTTGATATAGTTCACTGCCATGGACTTTTCTGGCCAGAGATCTCTTACTGGGCTTTGCGCTATAGCCGTGCAACCAATTTGATCACATTTCTTACCGCTGGGTTTAAAATTCATAAAAGGGGAGACAGGATATTTCGTTTCCTATTTCGCGACGAGATTAATAAAATCCACGGTAAAATCGCAATTTCTCGACGGGCGCAGGCAGCCATTGAGCCCTATTTGCCTGGGGAATACCGCATCATTCCCTCCGGTGTCGACCTAAGAAAGTTCCACCCCGAGGTTCAGCCGGTATTAAAAAAACGACCAAAAGAGAAGGTTGTTCTTTTTGTCGGTCGTCTGGACAAAAGGAAGGGATTGGAGGTCTTAATTCAGGCGCTGCCGCTGGTAAAAATGAGAGTAGCTGATGTGCGTTTGGTGGCCATCGGAAAAGGAGCGAGGGAAAGAGAGTGCCGACAATTGGTAAAGCGGCTCGGTCTGGAGGATGTGGTTGAGTTTATCGGCGGGGTAGACGCGGAGAGATTACCTGGATATTACCGTAGCGCTGATGTGTATTGTTCACCCGCTCTTGGCGGTGAAACTCAGGGTGTTGTTTTGCTGGAGGCGATGGCATGCGGTGTTCCTGTGGTCGCGTCAAAAATCCCTGGTTATGACGAAACCATCCGTGATAATATTGATGGAATCCTTTTCCCGCTGGGGGATATCAATGCGCTTGCGGATTGCATTGTCAAGGTTCTTACAGACGAAGAACTGAGAAACAGGCTGATTGCCAATGGTTTAAAAAGGGTCCGAGATTACGCCTGGCCCATTATCGCAAAAAAAACGCTTGATTATTATCAGGAGTTACTGGCTGTAAGGAAACAGGACATCTGCGATTAG
- a CDS encoding ribonuclease HI family protein, whose amino-acid sequence MNGKETYLVQIDGSSRCNPGPAGIGIRIIDPEGNVVKEISRFIGKRTNNQAEYEALITALNEIRLIGRHNYVIHTDSELLYNQLQGRYKVRNQQLKELHAQAKRLLSLLPNVTIRLVPRTENRLSDRLAKSASHTS is encoded by the coding sequence GTGAACGGCAAGGAAACCTATCTCGTTCAAATTGACGGCTCATCCCGCTGCAACCCGGGTCCGGCGGGGATTGGCATCCGCATCATTGACCCGGAAGGAAATGTTGTCAAGGAAATCAGCCGCTTCATCGGCAAAAGGACCAACAATCAGGCTGAGTATGAGGCACTAATTACCGCCCTCAATGAGATCCGCCTCATCGGCAGGCACAATTATGTGATTCATACCGATTCCGAATTGCTTTACAATCAGCTCCAAGGTCGGTACAAGGTTCGCAATCAACAACTAAAGGAATTGCATGCCCAGGCAAAACGGTTGCTCTCTCTCCTCCCCAATGTGACTATTCGACTTGTGCCGCGCACAGAAAACCGTCTAAGCGACCGACTGGCGAAGTCGGCTTCCCACACCAGTTAA
- a CDS encoding TatD family hydrolase — MPRRSAANPDGLKIFDTHCHLNDRQFANDLNAVMKRAYQAGVKEILTVSTSVPDSQENVILCRKYPNTYCAVGIHPHEADSFRSFDIQTLKDMCIEPQVKAIGETGLDFFRGFSTKANQETAFRAQIELAKMLNLPLVIHIRDAAQPAMAILEEHGYFKGILHCFSDGRKFAEWAVEKGFYISFAGSLTYGEKRLIEVAKTVPQDRILIETDAPYLIPEPERGPGKRNEPAFIRLTLQFLAQALNFTPAEVADLTRENAHRCLQIT, encoded by the coding sequence ATGCCGAGAAGGAGTGCGGCTAACCCGGACGGTTTAAAAATATTTGACACCCATTGTCACTTAAATGACCGGCAGTTTGCCAATGATTTGAATGCGGTGATGAAACGGGCTTATCAGGCGGGCGTTAAGGAGATTTTGACAGTGAGCACAAGTGTGCCTGACAGCCAGGAGAATGTCATCTTGTGTCGCAAGTACCCTAACACCTATTGTGCGGTAGGGATTCACCCCCATGAGGCGGATTCGTTTCGTAGTTTTGATATTCAGACGTTGAAGGATATGTGTATTGAACCCCAGGTTAAGGCGATTGGCGAGACCGGTCTTGATTTCTTTCGCGGATTCTCTACAAAGGCGAATCAGGAAACCGCTTTCCGCGCCCAGATTGAACTGGCAAAGATGCTCAATCTGCCTTTGGTGATTCATATCCGAGATGCAGCACAACCGGCAATGGCAATTCTTGAGGAGCATGGCTATTTTAAGGGCATTTTGCACTGCTTTTCTGATGGCAGGAAGTTTGCCGAGTGGGCGGTTGAGAAGGGTTTTTACATCTCATTTGCTGGGAGTTTGACCTATGGTGAAAAACGATTGATTGAAGTTGCAAAGACGGTCCCTCAGGACAGGATACTTATCGAAACCGATGCCCCTTACTTGATACCTGAACCTGAAAGGGGACCAGGGAAAAGGAATGAACCGGCGTTTATCCGGTTAACTCTGCAATTTCTTGCCCAAGCGTTGAATTTCACGCCTGCGGAGGTGGCAGATCTTACCAGAGAGAATGCTCATCGCTGTTTGCAGATAACCTGA
- a CDS encoding glycosyltransferase family 4 protein: MRILLVSASYRPFPSGVSEHVHHLAMELHRRGHKVHILTTNYHPKTKLNTSTSTPFPIARIGKALILPSNRSHFVLPVGLKLPLQVREFLCKNQFDIVHCHGVFPPEISYWAIRYSSAPVVVTFHTLRKQLPIFVRKGFQALFPDLNRKIKVKIAVSQAAKNFFQAWFLGEYHIIPNGVDLTRFRTNPHPAHCLEKDKPYILYVGRLDWRKGVLVLIRSLPFILKSHPEATLVVVGTGPLESKAKRLCIRLGIEKSVIFTGYVPPEELPGYYSGCTLYVSPALSGEAMGIVLLEAMASGKPVIASAISGYNEVVTDKETAILVPPGDAQRLAEAINQLLDSPELCQHLIQKGLRHVTRFAWPVIAQDIEALYEKALS; encoded by the coding sequence ATGCGCATCCTTTTGGTTTCGGCATCCTATCGCCCTTTCCCTTCAGGGGTCAGTGAGCATGTCCATCATCTGGCAATGGAACTTCACCGCCGTGGTCATAAAGTCCATATTTTGACAACCAATTATCATCCCAAAACCAAATTAAACACCTCAACCTCAACCCCTTTCCCCATTGCTCGTATTGGCAAAGCCCTTATCCTCCCATCCAATCGTTCCCATTTCGTTCTCCCTGTGGGGCTAAAACTTCCCCTCCAGGTTAGGGAGTTCCTTTGCAAGAATCAATTTGACATTGTTCATTGTCACGGGGTTTTCCCCCCAGAAATTTCTTACTGGGCGATTCGCTATAGCTCTGCGCCCGTTGTGGTAACATTTCACACCTTAAGAAAACAACTCCCCATCTTTGTAAGAAAAGGCTTCCAAGCCCTTTTCCCTGACCTCAACCGTAAAATTAAAGTGAAAATTGCGGTCTCTCAAGCTGCCAAAAATTTTTTTCAAGCCTGGTTTTTAGGGGAGTATCATATTATCCCCAATGGCGTTGACCTCACCCGTTTCCGAACCAATCCCCACCCTGCCCATTGTCTTGAGAAAGATAAACCTTACATCTTGTATGTTGGTCGGCTTGACTGGCGCAAAGGGGTGTTAGTACTCATAAGATCACTTCCTTTTATCCTCAAATCACATCCTGAAGCAACCCTTGTTGTTGTTGGAACTGGCCCATTAGAATCAAAAGCGAAAAGACTTTGTATCCGATTGGGAATCGAAAAATCGGTTATCTTTACCGGCTATGTGCCTCCGGAGGAACTCCCAGGATATTATTCTGGATGCACTTTATATGTATCCCCAGCACTGAGCGGTGAGGCGATGGGAATCGTTCTTTTGGAGGCTATGGCTTCGGGAAAGCCGGTAATAGCATCTGCCATTTCCGGTTATAATGAAGTGGTTACCGATAAGGAAACCGCAATTCTTGTTCCTCCTGGAGACGCTCAGAGACTCGCCGAGGCTATAAATCAACTGTTAGACTCTCCTGAACTTTGCCAACACCTTATTCAAAAAGGATTGAGGCATGTCACTCGATTTGCTTGGCCGGTAATAGCCCAAGACATTGAGGCTCTCTACGAAAAGGCTTTATCGTGA